DNA from Solenopsis invicta isolate M01_SB chromosome 4, UNIL_Sinv_3.0, whole genome shotgun sequence:
GAACATTCTCAACAAGCATTCattagtttcaaataaaaatcattcTCAAATCTGTTTTGAAAATCTGGTGAAAATGAACAGgtttattattacattgtagTAATACACATACCTTGCTTCGTAATTAATAGCCAAAAAGACCACAATAATGATAATGTATGATAATGATGACGAGATTAATGATACGGTAAATacaataagattaatataatgatattgacaataataaaaataaaaatgatttctgTAAATTAGTATTGATTATTGACAAGTGGCTGACGTAGTATCCTTTGATCAAAGATGTTAGCCACTTACCTTTCTCATTTTCACCATACTAACTAgacagaatttttcaaaaagacaCAAAAAGAaggataatattaaaaaacaatttcaattatGACAGTAAGATCAGTAAAGACAATAACAATGCAATAACGGGAACATTAAAGTAACTTTAGTGACATGATAATTCCATAGCATGCACAATAACATGacataatatgaaaaaatatttacgaaatgaTTTCTCACCTTGCATACGTTTGTAGATGTTgtgatttcattttttatattgctctGATTGTATTGTTGGTGAGGGCTGTAACTGTCATCGACGTCGCCGCTTTCAAACGCCTGCGGGAAGCTGGTCGCGCTACTGACGACGCTGGTGCCATCCTCGTGCTCGACCACGGTTGGCATTGGTGTCGCATTCTCCCAGACTTTCTTTACGGACGCGATTTTAAGGTTGAGCTCCGCGGTCGACGGTGATATCGTGCTTTGTCCACCAGCCATGTGCATGGAGCGTGCCATGCCTAAACTCTTGCTCTTATCATCCGTCAATTGCGAAAGATCGGAGTCAAAAGTAAAGTCCAATTTCATGTCGGCATTGTCTTCGTTCTTATTAAACGACAAAGGCATTTGGATAGGTTCTTGATTCTTGTCCTTGATCAAGTCGTTTGGTTTATTGGAAAATGCAACGGAGAGCGCCGGTTGTTGATGCTGTTGGACTTGGTTGCCTTCCTCTTCTATTTCCGCACGCTTCTCGGCGCGCTGTTGCTTAATGTGATTTGAAAACTTGGATTTCACCGCCAGATCGGTTGATCCGGACGTTTTGGTCGTCTttgaataatttgtattttcaaaGATTAAGGTCTGTACGGGAGGCGAAGATACATCGGATACATTCTTATCCGTTAGAGTTTCCTTCAGATTCTTCCCCGTTTTCTCTCCACTCGGTGAATTTCGTTGGCTGCTGTGTCCCGAGTTAGCCTCATTACCTTCATGGCTGTGATCATTTTGAGCTGTTAAACCTGACATTAATTGAATGTCTGTGGGGACCGCAGACGGAGAATTCGAACGCAATTGGCTTGTGAAAGGTTTGTCCCAAGCGTTAACCGTTGGCGGAGGAGCGGGACTGTTAGAGTCTTTAGCGTAATTGTTACCAGAGCTATTCAGCTTGCTCATATCGCTCACATCGGTCatttgctgctgttgctgcttcACAAGACGTTGGAACCGTGGTGCAAGTCTTGGATTTCGAGAATTTCGATTGTCGTATTGCTTCTGCGGTATGTTTGCCGGTTGTGGGATATTCTGACCAAGTAGAGGCGGTATATTCTGCACTTGTTGTAGAACCTGCTGCGATCCATTCGACTTCGATTTCGAACGATCGCGTTCACGTTCCTTCTCTTTGTCTCTTTTAATGGGTTTTACTTCCTCCTTCTGATTATGTCGggattcttttacatttttcttcgaACGCACCTCTTGGAAACCATCAGCATCTACCTTATCTTCCGCTGCAACACTTGTAGCGTCCTCGGTACAACTATTTGTTTCGATTTCCGAATCCACCAGTTTCTTATCTTTCGTCTGGGACTTCTTATTAAGGTCGTTCAGTGCTTGATTCACAAGATTTGGATCGCTCAACTTTATCTCGTCAATGCGATTAATCATGCTATCTTTATTCGATTTATTTGCGACCACGCCGCTGTTAGTCGAGCTCTGACTTCTCGACCTTCCATTCTGTATTTGCGCATTTTGCATCAGAGGCGGTATACCATCGGGGTGATTCTTTTGAGCGCTAAATCCAGCATTCTGCAGATTTCGTTTTTCTGCTCCCGGGGCTCGCGACGCCGGATTGGAAGACTTGGGATTTTTCTCACGTTGTTCTCTAGTATTTACCAATTGTTCGTTTCTACGGGAATGCACATTAGCGCCGATGGCATTTTGGCTCGCCAATTGAATGGCTCGTCCACCAAAATGCTTGTTGCGGGTATTACGAGACTCTTTGTGATCCTCTATATGCTCCTCGCTGTTCTCCGATGTAGTTTCCCAATCTTCGTTACCTACATCCGATTGCGGCTGTTTCGATACATTGCCACTGCTGCCGCGTGAACGAGCTTCGCGGTTATCCCTTCCCTGAAACGCAACAACACATTGTTGCATTATTAAAAGAGAAGTAAATATATacccatttttaataaattttgactcttacatataacaattttttttaaataaaaataaaagtataaaggtaGGAAATATAAGAATTAAGTAAATAGTAACTTTAAAACCtccatttcaataaaattgtaatataaaatatttcatattaatctcgaatttctacatttaatatattaccTATTGTCTggtattttataaatcttataataataaaataaaataaaaaaaaataaaaaaaaatgtaagtactagtaaatttttgtactttaaatATCTGTGTatagcataaaaaaaattatacataccCTCCTACTTCCACTACGAGTTCTCTTGGAACGGGATTCTTCCTTTCGCATTTGTGCTTTCTGGGATGGGACGTTGGCGACTTGATTATGGCTCGCTTCTTGCTTGTTACCGGACTGTTGAGCTTGCTGACTCGGAGACTTATTACGTCTACCCGTGATACCCGCTGTAAGGGCCTGTTGTTTTGCAATTATCTTATCGTCAGTAGACTCAACTGGCGCGGATTGCAGGAGACTCGCATCTTTCTCTGAAGTCGGAGTTGGTAAATTTTGCCGTCCGGCAATTTGTTGATGTTTCTCGTCCGTATTACGTTCCGACGAAAACGGACTTTTACTAGACGGCGGTCCGTAACCTTCCATACGACTGCCCGTGGCTGGGCTATTTCGGATACGAAAACCGCCTCTGCCGCGACGAGACGGTTCGCCTGATGGCGCGAAAGCCTCATGACTGGGCTTACCGTCATACGTTCTTTTCTCGCTGCGCGTCTGAGAGTACTCGGTACCACGCTTATCCTCTCGTCTTGACACTTCACGATTGCGCTCCTCCTTCTCAACTTTCTGAGACGGTTTTGGGGAGCGAGTCGATCGCTTATCCTCCTTTCCAGATTCAGTAGAGCCTGATATCTCGTCAGCGCTGTTCTCGGAATCGGTGTGCCCATATGAACCGCTTTTGGCGGACATCCCGGATTTGCCAGTAGGTCGTGGTCCGCCTCTTCGTCCTCTAGATTCCGGGCCACGCCAACCACGAGTGTAAACGCTGTAGGTACCTCCCCATTGACGTCCACCCCGAGCTTCCCGAATTCTAGAACTGGAGCCACTACTGCTCGTTCTGTTACGAGtactcttttctctcttctcatCCTTAGCTTGCTCTTTGCCATCCTCGGCAATgacttcttctcttttttctgAAACAGGCTTATCCAACAAGCTCTGTTTAATTTCATCGCTTTCCTTGCCATCTTTGACGGCTTCTGCTatcttctcttcctctttctcaaAAGTCGGTGATATCGCGTCAGCCCATGCTTTCGGCGAATTATCACCTCTATCGATCTGTCTGCTTTCCGGAGTACGTTCCGTTTTTCTATTCCATACATCTGTATCCTTTTTCGTGTCGGCGCCACTTTCCTTTGGCTGTTCTTTCTTCTCTTGAAGATCAGAACTACCTCTCTTCAGCTGAGTCAGACTGCGCTTCTCGTTCTTCAATTCGTCTGCTTCGATTTTCTCTTTAGTAACTGGACCAGGCGGTTGccttctatctctttctctttccctagTCTCTTCGTGGTACAAATCTCGTTTCTTCTCCTCATAATCTGACACTTCGTTTACCCAAGAACTGCAATCCCGTAATTTGTGCAATTCGTCATCGCGCAAAGATGTTTTCGATTCTCTGGAGGTGCGACTGTCACGTGAGTCGGGTCTTTGTGGACGTTCGTTGCGTTCTTCCTTCGGCGCGTCGCGACGATTTTCAAGCTGTCTGTCTTGTCCCACGTTGCGTTCTTCACGCCATTCTGGGTTCTCAGAGCGTTCCCTTTGGTCGCGTTCTCGCTCATCAAAAGAatcctaaaaaataaaaatttttcaagttaaataCAAAATCGAGATAAGCCGGTCGATATCAATATCAATGATAAAATCTATCGCACAAGAATTTGTTTCATATTCTTACCTTTGAATAATTATCGTATTCCTTCTTGTCTTTGTCACGCGTATCTCTCACATCCCGAGTATCACGGCTAGTAGAACGAGAATCTTTGACATCGCGACTGTCTCGGTTGTCACGGACATCTCGATTATCTCTCGAGTCCAAACTCTCTTTTGAATCTCGTTCTTTATCATCAAAATGTCTCTCACGTTCCCAAGAATCACGAGGATGCCTGTCATCGTACTCGTAGTCTCTGAAATTACGGCTGTACTCGTCGTAATAGCCACCTGGTTTGCGGCTATCGTATGACCGATGCGAAGAATGTCGATAACGATCTTCTCTTGGCGGCGGTGCGCCACTACGATGATCTCGAGATGGAGGTCGTTCATCGTCCAATGGTGCCGATGCGTCCGAATCGGTTCTATTACGACGTTGTGATGGCATAGGTTGCTTCATACTGCTATCTACTAATACAAGTTTCACTTAATATAATACATggtttttttgacattttattaagaagaaaataatgattaaacaaGCTTTTAAACAAGAAGAAATGTTGTGATAAAGATCATtctaatttaagataaaatcaCACTACTAAATTTTTAAccaaactaaaaaatttaatttacgagtacaaatttactaattataaaaatgtttacaccTACTACAGTTGAGCTTATCATGCTGTTCTACAttgtaaaatagtaaaaactgttaataattcttttcttaaCAATTCAATTgcaattagaataaaaaaagtgattCTTATATAAGTAATTCATAAAAACTTACTCAATGAGTTGTAATTGTGAAGCCATCTACCGGGATCGTATTGTTGAGAGAATGGAACAGACTGGGAAGCAGGTCTTTCCGCATTCGGTGAAATTCGGTTGAAATTCGCACTACTTCTCTCGGCCTGTTGCTTTTGAAACCTGGGCGGCAAATTATTCTGAAAGTGTCGGGAGAACGCCGGTTGCTCGCGATCTCTCGAGTCCCTTTGTTCACGATCGCGATCGCGTTCCCTTTCACGCTCGCTACGCACCGTGTCTTGTCGTAAAAAATTTTGCCGATCGCTCTGACGAAAATCCGTCAGTCCTTGATCTCTGCTCTCTCTTAAATTGTCACGAACATCGCGTATACATATTGTTGCATTCATTTTCTCATCTTTTCCTTCAGACGAGGTACGAGATCGTTCTCTACTTTCTCGCTCTCtattctccttctctctctcccatTCGGGTATAGGAAGAGGTACAGGTGGTACGCTAATCAAGCTCTTGGATTCGCCAGACTGCGTACGTTCCTCATCCTTATGTTTCGCCTGCTTTTCCTTCATCTTTTGCTCCAAGTCTTGCAATTTCTTAGCCGCTGCTTGTTTCGTTGATTCTTGGAAACgtttctcctcttcttccttgCGCAATCGCGCACGCTCCACAACGGATGCAACTTCAACCTTGATTCTACGACGTTCGTTCCATGTCTCATCGTCCTCAACACCTGTTTTTTGTAGCATAgataaatgcattaaaatatgACTTAAATAAATCATTCGGTTTGGATTTCTTATTCTACTCAAACTACACTTACCTCTTAAAGAGTGTACAGAGTGCAATTGCGATTGATTGGCGTAGCCACTTGCACCATTCGAGCCACGATAATCGCGATTCATAGGTTGAGTCCAAGAACGATGTGGCGGATCACGGAGCTCCTTCGAGTCTCGATTATCTCGAGATTTCTCCTTCTCCTCCGTGGCATTATCATCGCCTTTTTTCTCCTTGGCATCTTTCTTTTCGTCACTTTTCGATTGTTCTGATTCACCTTCGTCGTCGCTAAAGGCCAATTTTTGGTTATAATCAATATCATCGTGCGCAGCCCATCCTGCGTCACGGGAAATATCATCCATACGAGTAAGATCTTCCTCCTTGATAATGGGTCTAGTCAGAATTTCTTCTTCAGCTACGCGCTCACGTTGAGGAGGTGGGAATCGATCCAAGGGATGATTAAATCTAGGTCGGGGGCTGTTGGGTCCAGCATTTGGTGCAAATTGCGAAGAAAATCCACCAGGAAAATTTGATCTATACatctaaaaaaacaatatattttattaagcaaGTTAAAAAAAGACCTACGCAAGTTcagactttcaaaatttttatgataaacttACAAATGGCGGGATAAGTCCCCGATAATGATGCAGATTTGGCCCAACCTGATGAGAACCGGAAGAAGGTGCAGGACCTTGATTGTTTACGGAATTATGCTGGCCTCCCGGGCCCGCGCCCATGTTGGGCGATTGGCCCAAGTTCTGCCGCCCTCCACCGGGTCCCTCCTGGGTATGCCCtcctgaaacaggtatatttaaAGGGAGGGCCTGGCCCGCCGGAGTATTCCCATTTCCGGGACCAGCTGATGTTACTGGTACTGCGCCACCTGCCGTACGACTTCCGCCTTGAATCCAACTTCCTTCGGCTGCAAAGATCAAGTCGCAAATGACTAGTCTATATACTTTCAAACCAAACAATTTTACGATGATTAAGATGAAACAAACTTACTCTGTGGACGCAAGCTCGGCCCTGGACCATATTGCGCATTTAACTCTCGATTCAATTGCTGTTGGTTTCCCGGCGCTCCACctacataatttattcattgtattagaaataaaaatagataacatATAAGATACATTATAAATTCCGATGCCTATAATACGTAATATCAACTGACAAAGACAggataaatatttagtaagtgATAAACAAGATACATGCTCGCACACGATTATTTCGCAGATTGTGCGTAAGACTTtctcacatatatatatatataacaacgTGCTTTACGGAGGTAGTGTCGTGAATGTAACAAAAActaaataacagaaataaagcataaataaagataaagtgcgcgattattaataaaacaaattaatatctaattttattctACAATAAACGTAAGAAatcacgtaaaaaaaattacacgaatCGATAAAACATGTAATTTCATCTCAAATTACATGaagcatataattattttaattaaaatacatacagatgtaaatacatttgtgtatttaaaattatatattatataacaactACATTTCCCATAAAATAATACTTCTactgtaaatttatatatttttccataaacattgtatatattgtaacattaaaataattagaaaattttattctgcaacatataaaattatattataacatgTATGCATTTGAGATcgatcaaataataataaaaaaaatatttcaaatttcttttccATATTAAATACATTCCATCCAcataaatcttaataaattataataattttgttacaatcaTACATGCTTAATAATGTTTGGTGATAATGTTGTTCAAACCATTTTTTTCGCATATAAACGCATATTAACTTATTCAAGGGTATTAAGTAATATAAGTATTTTACTTAATagaatatcaaaaaataatgtatttcatggtgcattttaaaaaatatgaagaaattcAAATAAAGTAACCCAAACTAATTTAGAaagattaattgaatttaagaAGACAAAGAATACGTCTCTTAACATTATGTACTAATCTCGATTTTtcatacgtatacatatacatacatacatacatacatacatacgtgtgtgtgtgtgtgtgtgtgtgtaaatttgATCTTAAAAATGGtacaaaaaagagagaaatgatGTGTAAGTCTGTCGGTACATATTGTGGTGTCATCTAATTTTCTACGAACGTATATAATAATGCagattaacatttataatcaaGTCAATCTTATACACTATaccaaaaattataatgtaatgaatgtgtattttgaatattttttaactaatacaAAGccataaattaagttttactaCTGATAATGTCAAGTATATATTAACTATTCcacaaaaacaattacttgacaatttttttagataaaaagggtttcataaaaactttaatttttagaatacatTACTAGTTAACAAATATCTTTAAAgggtaatatttattatatatatattttttatatataattttgaaatttcttttgTGGAATAGcatgtaacataaaaataatcgtgcgtaaaataaattcaaaatttattaatataacactttatgtaataaataataatgaacacATTTGCCATATAAAATTTACCATATCATTATTGAAaactttaagaaataatataattacagttaattgcatttgatataaaaaatgtttatttaactttaaaatatattttagtaactaattttttttatatgttaacatATACAAGggtatttctatataaataaaaaaaaataaaataaaaaaaattgatcataGCAGAGtttcataataacaaaattaaaactaatcaatgataaaaaaaatattaatgactaGATAAATCTTTAGTTTCACATAGCTTCCactgtatacataattaaatcaaattaattttatcattttaacatGTTTTATCATCGCTATATTTTTTAAGACATATGCAAATGAGTAGTCTTCATGAAATAtccaatgtataaataaattactactTCTTAAAGCACAGACCCATTATTGGCCTTTAGAGTTAAGAATCCGCATGCAGCGCATTCTTGTACATCTCTGCTGCAGTTTTCATCATCAAAGGATTTATTTACATCTATGCAGTTTCCATCTTGCTCATGATCgagtaaattttaatcaaaatgcaACCTTAAACAAAAAACTATCATGGGGAGAAGCACAGAAAGGCACTACTGACAAAAGGATAAAAAAGTTGAATCTAGCAGCAACAGGCAAGTAGTACCCCACCTGAATGGTTGTGGGAATACGGCTGTTGCTGTAGTAACGAGTGTTGGACTGCGACTGAGATTGCATTGGATGTTGTTGAGGACTGTTGAGTCTGGCTCTGAGTGGAGACGGAGGCGGACGGCTGTCCACTGAGACTGGGAAACTCGTGTTGGAACTGCGGGGACTGGTGGGCGAGGAAACTCAGTCCAAGGGCACCTCTTCCCCCTTTCGCGCCCCCCACGAGCCCCGCGTAACCAACCACTGCTGCCACAATGGGCGTAcctatcaattaatttgcacCACCCAAACGACACCACTCCGTTCATACTTTACTCATGCCCAATGTCCAGAAATGGATGTTAAAAGGATATATCGCAAATATCAGCTAAACAAGAATGATTACTGTCACATTTTATATCGCGATATATCGTTATCTCAGAGTTTATCAAGCCCTTTATCAATCCAACTCTGGACATCTATTTAACGTTTCATGATGTAGTTACGTGCGTTTATATTCCAAtagattgttttaaataaatattatatgcgGCATCAGTACAATAATATCacacaattatatattaatatatatgttgaatttataatatcatgTAATTAGTATAATGTACCAATTACATTGATTCTCAATCCTATTTGCTATTGATCAgcatatgtaaataataatttatacataaccAATAAccacaaaatatatatacaatcaATTTTGCACAAGTCGCCTCTGTCTACGGTTTTGTACACTCTCTTCTCGTAAGGGGAGACGACTGTAAATACCTCATgtggaaaaatgtttttttgcttTGTAGTTGTGATTGATTAGATATCATTAGAAGTTTTTAgtcataaaagaattaaaaaaaaggagtcCTTTCaaattcccttttttttttttcatattacttTAATAAGCATACATGCCTGCTTTTAGATAAACGAGTTTAAGAGTATATTATGAAAtggaaaaatgtacaaaataagaaaagtaaataacttaaaaccttaacattttaatgttaatcGATATTATGCATACATGCTTTCTACATACCGTCTCCTGTTCTGCTCATAATCGCACTCCATGATGATTTGTTGTTTGCCTGATCCAAAAAAGGAGCTTGTGACACATTTTGTTGTGTCGGCAGTAAAGAATGTAGGGATGTTGAAACAGTGGTCCCTGCTGCGCATTGTGCTGTTGAAGAGACAGTCTGCAAAGAGATATCAATTTTAATAGCCTATCTTTGcttatacataatatgtataaacaCAGTTCTGATTATTCTACTTGTTATtaaaaacaagtaaatatttaaaataagctaAAGACAAGCAAATTTAGaacgttaaataataaatttaaaataaagagctgatttattttaataatcatattacAAAGTTCGACTAGAGTTTCAGCTGTACTTAACCTTTATTAATcacaattatatcaaaataatctAACTAGAATTGTAAGTTTACATGGTTAATTTgctgttaattaattaaataaaagcatTGACtcaatcaaaataacattaatattattatacctattttaatattattaaataatattattaaatatgttataattaaacttatttttttttgctgaaagagaaaattattttaatttgtataaacataataatggTCTTTTTTAGCAccatttgtacattttttttattaaaaagacagAGGCAAAACTATGGATGCTTTGTGTAATCATAAAAAGTAATTTCTGCTAAATTAAATGGCATCCATAAGAGAAAACTGATAAAAGAATACTGTgagaaaacaataaattttttagtgaCTTCTATAAAGCAATTGAGTAATTCCTAGCTTTGTGAACAGTGAGGTGcttaaatagatcttttttgGTGTAGAAACTCCAGCAATTTAACCAATCGTGTATTGCCATCAGCTTAATGAGTTTGTCAAATTGGCTAAAATTGCAGTGACCTTTGCATTAATTACACCAAAAAAGTAACTCATTTATGCACCTCATTGTAATTATCATCCATAAATCAACCTTGATTTGTCTTCTATCCTCAGTCTatgctttaattttataagaaattgatTGGAGAGTTGAAAGTTTGAAGGAAAAGGAGCGaggtaaatttgtaattttgagATCAATAAACTCTTTCATCTTATTATTCTGATCTCTTTTGTcttattatctttatcttatcctaaaagaaataattaaattataacttaCAGTAGTGTTATCTAATGAAGTTGCTACTGTGGTGGTAGTAGTAGTGGTCGATGATGTTGAATCCTTAGTAGTAGCCCAACCACTTCCTCCACTTGGCACAAGACTGACAGCCGGGTCACTGCTGCTAGTTTCGCTTTTTAAACTGGGCAAATTAGCTGGAGGACGCCGTGCCGAAGGCACCTTTCCAAGACTTTGCATTCCATGTTTGCGCggtaatgtatttttttgttgatgCGGCTCCAAACATTCACCCTAAACAGAAATTATGGGTGAAAATATTTAGCTAATTTGCTCTGTAGATGAGAGCTTTTTTGAACAATGtcacaagtaaaaaaaaacttagcacaatcatttaatataaaaaaaattttaagctccattttatattcataattatatattaatattaacatataaaatgtttgtaaaattaaaagtatttaaaatctcATCTAATTGAGTTAAGAGACACTTGTGAACAAAGGCATCTCACAGAGAactaataagaaaaagtaataaaatgttgGCCAACTCACCCTACTCACCCGGTACAAGCTATTGATATCTAATGATTGAAACTTGGATTTTCCTTTCTCCCCCTTCGACACAATCCCTGACAGAGTAGACATGCTGTCTGCACGCAACCATTTAGTACCAATCAGACCCAAAGAACGAACCCTTTGTCTGCAAGGACAAAGTTATCTAAAATAATCTTTCTCTATTatcctattattattattaataatgacaaTTGGAATAAGAAAATCTAGACAAAacatattaattcaaataaacaCAAGAATTTCAACACACTAATGACATTTTGAAAGCCTTCCTTAAATTACGTAAAATGTATCCTTACAATTCAAGCGGGTGAAATCAGCATTAtgcttaataataaagaatttaactGTTATAAAAGCTCTTAATAAACGTGCCCGCTCTATAATGTTCgctcaataaaaatatataatcaagcTAAAACGTAAATCGCGATACATTATAGCGTACCGCGATATCACGCAACACAACTATCGTTGTGATActcttaataattttactcCAAACGCTGCACAAAATCAATTTCCTCTAACGCGGCAATGTGGCAGCACTAATACCATCACGATCCGTCTCGATAATGCGCGAAAGTAGCGTGGAGGAGTTTCTAAAAGCGCATAAATGTCGAGGGA
Protein-coding regions in this window:
- the LOC105195590 gene encoding protein PRRC2C isoform X7, giving the protein MSTLSGIVSKGEKGKSKFQSLDINSLYRVSRGECLEPHQQKNTLPRKHGMQSLGKVPSARRPPANLPSLKSETSSSDPAVSLVPSGGSGWATTKDSTSSTTTTTTTVATSLDNTTTVSSTAQCAAGTTVSTSLHSLLPTQQNVSQAPFLDQANNKSSWSAIMSRTGDGTPIVAAVVGYAGLVGGAKGGRGALGLSFLAHQSPQFQHEFPSLSGQPSASVSTQSQTQQSSTTSNAISVAVQHSLLQQQPYSHNHSGGAPGNQQQLNRELNAQYGPGPSLRPQTEGSWIQGGSRTAGGAVPVTSAGPGNGNTPAGQALPLNIPVSGGHTQEGPGGGRQNLGQSPNMGAGPGGQHNSVNNQGPAPSSGSHQVGPNLHHYRGLIPPFMYRSNFPGGFSSQFAPNAGPNSPRPRFNHPLDRFPPPQRERVAEEEILTRPIIKEEDLTRMDDISRDAGWAAHDDIDYNQKLAFSDDEGESEQSKSDEKKDAKEKKGDDNATEEKEKSRDNRDSKELRDPPHRSWTQPMNRDYRGSNGASGYANQSQLHSVHSLRGVEDDETWNERRRIKVEVASVVERARLRKEEEEKRFQESTKQAAAKKLQDLEQKMKEKQAKHKDEERTQSGESKSLISVPPVPLPIPEWEREKENRERESRERSRTSSEGKDEKMNATICIRDVRDNLRESRDQGLTDFRQSDRQNFLRQDTVRSERERERDRDREQRDSRDREQPAFSRHFQNNLPPRFQKQQAERSSANFNRISPNAERPASQSVPFSQQYDPGRWLHNYNSLIDSSMKQPMPSQRRNRTDSDASAPLDDERPPSRDHRSGAPPPREDRYRHSSHRSYDSRKPGGYYDEYSRNFRDYEYDDRHPRDSWERERHFDDKERDSKESLDSRDNRDVRDNRDSRDVKDSRSTSRDTRDVRDTRDKDKKEYDNYSKDSFDERERDQRERSENPEWREERNVGQDRQLENRRDAPKEERNERPQRPDSRDSRTSRESKTSLRDDELHKLRDCSSWVNEVSDYEEKKRDLYHEETRERERDRRQPPGPVTKEKIEADELKNEKRSLTQLKRGSSDLQEKKEQPKESGADTKKDTDVWNRKTERTPESRQIDRGDNSPKAWADAISPTFEKEEEKIAEAVKDGKESDEIKQSLLDKPVSEKREEVIAEDGKEQAKDEKREKSTRNRTSSSGSSSRIREARGGRQWGGTYSVYTRGWRGPESRGRRGGPRPTGKSGMSAKSGSYGHTDSENSADEISGSTESGKEDKRSTRSPKPSQKVEKEERNREVSRREDKRGTEYSQTRSEKRTYDGKPSHEAFAPSGEPSRRGRGGFRIRNSPATGSRMEGYGPPSSKSPFSSERNTDEKHQQIAGRQNLPTPTSEKDASLLQSAPVESTDDKIIAKQQALTAGITGRRNKSPSQQAQQSGNKQEASHNQVANVPSQKAQMRKEESRSKRTRSGSRRGRDNREARSRGSSGNVSKQPQSDVGNEDWETTSENSEEHIEDHKESRNTRNKHFGGRAIQLASQNAIGANVHSRRNEQLVNTREQREKNPKSSNPASRAPGAEKRNLQNAGFSAQKNHPDGIPPLMQNAQIQNGRSRSQSSTNSGVVANKSNKDSMINRIDEIKLSDPNLVNQALNDLNKKSQTKDKKLVDSEIETNSCTEDATSVAAEDKVDADGFQEVRSKKNVKESRHNQKEEVKPIKRDKEKERERDRSKSKSNGSQQVLQQVQNIPPLLGQNIPQPANIPQKQYDNRNSRNPRLAPRFQRLVKQQQQQMTDVSDMSKLNSSGNNYAKDSNSPAPPPTVNAWDKPFTSQLRSNSPSAVPTDIQLMSGLTAQNDHSHEGNEANSGHSSQRNSPSGEKTGKNLKETLTDKNVSDVSSPPVQTLIFENTNYSKTTKTSGSTDLAVKSKFSNHIKQQRAEKRAEIEEEGNQVQQHQQPALSVAFSNKPNDLIKDKNQEPIQMPLSFNKNEDNADMKLDFTFDSDLSQLTDDKSKSLGMARSMHMAGGQSTISPSTAELNLKIASVKKVWENATPMPTVVEHEDGTSVVSSATSFPQAFESGDVDDSYSPHQQYNQSNIKNEITTSTNVCKLVPPQVKPQQQSSGSSGTQPGSTVPGPSPIGAGQSPIGHPPVSLQGPLSPPPFNSTGQPSHINYQEFPQYPGSQAAQYGGMSAIPSPPAVLFNTGSGQLPAQAGGLYGAFQLDQSRSPFTQYAPYAPSLQSSFSQQNVYLQQPPPPPPHAPNAPTPEMYQNNLSQYRITAAAGPPFGQNQQLSNNPNTVLISSSSNSLMSASVKPSSQPIGAIGTKAPHFQTPSAPQPNQLAYIPYDPNQVLGVSGSYMSNSQLVQRPGPNVQASNSYYSATSADVFPGSQTGFYQSGGATQQTGTHYGLQGFGQHSQSLATGSATPVGLQNYGPSFLSSSGLQIAAAAQQFRNPTGGLPGPGNAAPTFLSKHQPQEQPRQLKSPSGNQQDVLASVFSSTPQIPSPKSRNCKQQSSSQQPQPSPTQHHKYQQYQGVSQSALVLQQNVRGMGMPPRAGIQPSQQRYPPPIQRPVVPFTGPNPNNPTQQQPACMPTQQQQQAQINRHRPNLHQQQQQQRNMKMQQQYYSSQGNVKMDSNDKSDNHNDKMNDGPSGTQSGSNKPNVNQQDSDNNKEEVNQQNE